A single region of the Devosia sp. FJ2-5-3 genome encodes:
- the ahcY gene encoding adenosylhomocysteinase: MTSRPTDYAVKDISLADFGRKEIQIAEIEMPGLMAIREEYAAAQPLKGARIAGSLHMTIQTAVLIETLVALGAEVRWVSCNIFSTQDHAAAAIAAAGIPVFAHKGETLEEYWEFTDRMMDWGNGLTPNMILDDGGDATMYILNGAKAEKDISVLAKPGNEEEEIFFATIKRRLEKSPGFFTAIRDAIRGVSEETTTGVMRLYQLHAKGELPFPAINVNDSVTKSKFDNKYGTRESLVDAIRRGTDVMLAGKVAIVCGFGDVGKGSAESLRGAGARVLVTEVDPICALQAAMEGFEVVTLEEAAHRADIVVTATGNRDVLMVDDMRNLKDMAIVCNIGHFDNEIDVLGLRNFKWTNIKPQVDMIEQPNGKRLILLSEGRLVNLGNATGHPSFVMSASFANQTLAQIELWTKGESLEKKVHVLPKHLDEKVAELHLAKLGAKLTKLTKTQADYIGVPQNGPFKSGEYRY, encoded by the coding sequence ATGACCAGCCGCCCGACCGATTATGCGGTCAAGGACATTTCCCTCGCCGATTTCGGCCGCAAGGAAATCCAGATCGCCGAAATCGAAATGCCCGGCCTGATGGCGATCCGTGAAGAATACGCCGCTGCCCAGCCGCTCAAGGGCGCGCGCATCGCCGGCTCGCTGCACATGACCATCCAGACCGCGGTCCTGATCGAGACGCTGGTGGCGCTGGGCGCCGAAGTGCGCTGGGTCAGCTGCAACATCTTCTCGACCCAGGACCATGCCGCCGCCGCCATCGCCGCCGCCGGCATCCCGGTGTTTGCGCACAAGGGCGAGACGCTGGAAGAATATTGGGAATTTACCGATCGCATGATGGACTGGGGCAATGGCCTGACCCCCAACATGATCCTCGATGATGGCGGCGACGCCACCATGTACATCCTCAACGGCGCCAAGGCCGAAAAGGACATCTCCGTTCTGGCCAAGCCGGGCAATGAGGAAGAGGAAATCTTCTTTGCCACGATCAAGCGCCGCCTTGAAAAGAGCCCCGGCTTCTTCACCGCCATCCGCGATGCCATCCGCGGCGTTTCGGAAGAAACCACCACGGGCGTGATGCGCCTCTATCAGCTGCACGCCAAGGGCGAACTGCCGTTCCCGGCGATCAACGTCAATGACTCGGTCACCAAGTCCAAGTTCGACAACAAGTACGGCACCCGTGAATCCCTTGTCGACGCCATCCGTCGCGGCACCGACGTCATGCTGGCCGGCAAGGTCGCCATCGTCTGCGGCTTCGGTGACGTGGGCAAGGGCTCGGCTGAATCCCTGCGTGGCGCCGGCGCCCGCGTGCTGGTCACCGAAGTCGATCCGATCTGCGCGCTTCAGGCCGCCATGGAAGGCTTTGAGGTGGTGACCCTCGAGGAGGCTGCCCATCGCGCCGATATCGTCGTCACCGCCACCGGCAATCGTGACGTGCTGATGGTCGACGACATGCGCAATCTCAAGGACATGGCCATCGTCTGCAATATCGGCCATTTCGACAATGAGATCGACGTGCTCGGTCTGCGCAACTTCAAGTGGACCAATATCAAGCCGCAGGTCGACATGATCGAGCAGCCCAATGGCAAGCGCCTGATCCTGCTCTCCGAAGGGCGCCTCGTGAACCTGGGCAATGCCACCGGCCACCCGAGCTTTGTCATGTCGGCATCCTTTGCCAACCAGACGCTGGCCCAGATCGAGCTCTGGACCAAGGGCGAGAGCCTCGAAAAGAAGGTTCACGTCCTGCCCAAGCACCTCGACGAAAAGGTCGCGGAACTGCATCTGGCCAAGCTCGGCGCCAAGCTGACCAAGCTGACCAAGACCCAGGCCGACTATATCGGCGTGCCGCAGAACGGCCCGTTCAAATCCGGCGAATACCGCTACTGA
- a CDS encoding DUF2937 family protein produces the protein MRRFLAGIGGLGLALTMSQFPEYAQQYTQRLGGAVDELRIVTEEFDQAAIAGGLDRQTALARYNASNDEFLSGRGSSMTATFQRYDMLRATLERIENAGPVERLQALPAYLDTDIGRRTLDNFRPAVPVTMEGILYAGGGFILGYLVLSGLVRFFTLPFRRRRYAYPRRS, from the coding sequence ATGCGACGATTTTTAGCCGGCATTGGCGGCCTTGGGCTGGCGCTGACCATGAGCCAGTTTCCCGAATATGCCCAACAATACACCCAGCGCCTCGGCGGGGCGGTGGACGAGTTGCGCATCGTCACCGAGGAATTCGACCAGGCGGCGATTGCGGGTGGCCTCGACCGGCAGACGGCGCTGGCGCGCTACAATGCCTCGAACGACGAATTCCTCTCTGGCCGCGGCAGCTCCATGACCGCCACCTTCCAGCGCTATGACATGCTGCGCGCCACCCTCGAGCGCATTGAAAACGCCGGTCCGGTGGAGCGGTTGCAGGCGCTCCCGGCCTATCTCGACACGGATATTGGCCGGCGCACGCTGGACAATTTCCGACCCGCTGTACCAGTGACGATGGAGGGCATTCTTTATGCCGGCGGCGGCTTCATCCTCGGCTATCTCGTGCTCTCGGGTTTGGTGCGCTTCTTCACGCTGCCATTTCGACGGAGGCGCTACGCCTATCCGCGCCGTTCATAG
- a CDS encoding glycosyltransferase family 2 protein, with amino-acid sequence MVSASQLMQAILGPGSDERDAGQLLAEAQTVGADPLIHAAVTRALGIDVVMRRAASFLGFAFFDVISDTGDPMSPARPELLADIRVVRVRTIDRLVTYAAPGFFGLLTLHLAALGDPTLFRRVCIVPHAAMKQYLARAASDMLITQARQNLTRHWPRAVAQLELGKAVRLGFAIALLLVVAGLLALPFIDAAWPILVWMPVMLVPTLVRLAALLVPERAAPPDVVPDEQPFDMPIYSVLGPLRDEAEMIDQLCAALNQLDYPAHRLDIIFVVEERSPETIAAVTRKLNNPRFCLLEVPHALPLTKPKALDFALPFCRGEFVVVFDAEDRPEPDQLRRVLRHFRRAPNLHCIQARLVIANGRKGVFPALFAGEYAGLFSVFLPALAHWGVVMPLGGTSNHFRLSSLRAIGGWDAYNVTEDADLGVRLARRRLACGTSTAVTWEDAPETLPGWVGQRARWMKGWMQTFLVHNRHPRALLADLGWRRLLAFEIIVASMVLGPLLHTGFLAICLFQMAFGGIGLPRIGLWALSCVVVMALGYGVAIATAIVGLRRTGQGALIPAQLLLPFYWLLIAWATLRALRDLAFRPFHWIKTRHSPVAASAPQPALPALERTVRP; translated from the coding sequence ATGGTGTCGGCGTCCCAGCTCATGCAGGCCATATTGGGACCCGGCTCGGATGAGAGGGACGCGGGTCAGCTGCTGGCCGAAGCCCAGACAGTCGGCGCCGACCCGCTGATCCACGCCGCGGTGACGCGCGCCCTAGGCATCGACGTGGTCATGCGCCGCGCCGCCAGTTTCCTGGGCTTTGCCTTTTTCGACGTGATCTCGGACACGGGCGATCCCATGTCCCCGGCCCGGCCGGAGCTGCTGGCCGATATAAGGGTCGTCCGGGTGCGCACGATCGACAGGCTGGTGACTTATGCTGCACCCGGCTTTTTCGGCCTGCTGACGCTGCATCTGGCCGCCCTGGGCGATCCCACCCTGTTCCGGCGGGTCTGCATCGTGCCCCATGCGGCGATGAAGCAATATCTCGCCCGGGCTGCCAGTGACATGCTGATCACCCAGGCGCGGCAGAACCTGACCCGCCACTGGCCGCGTGCCGTGGCTCAGCTGGAACTGGGCAAGGCCGTGCGTCTGGGCTTTGCGATTGCGCTGCTCTTGGTCGTCGCCGGCCTTCTGGCCTTGCCGTTCATCGATGCGGCCTGGCCGATCCTGGTCTGGATGCCGGTGATGCTGGTGCCCACTCTGGTGCGATTGGCGGCATTGCTGGTGCCCGAGCGCGCCGCGCCCCCGGACGTCGTGCCGGACGAGCAGCCCTTCGATATGCCCATCTATTCCGTGCTGGGGCCGCTGCGCGACGAGGCCGAGATGATCGACCAGCTTTGCGCCGCCCTCAATCAGCTGGACTATCCCGCCCATCGCCTCGACATCATCTTCGTGGTCGAGGAACGCTCCCCCGAAACGATCGCCGCCGTCACCCGCAAGCTCAACAATCCGCGCTTTTGCCTGCTTGAAGTGCCCCATGCACTGCCGCTGACCAAGCCCAAGGCGCTCGACTTCGCCCTGCCTTTCTGCCGGGGGGAGTTCGTCGTGGTGTTCGACGCCGAGGACCGGCCGGAACCGGACCAGTTGCGACGCGTGCTGCGCCATTTTCGCCGGGCGCCGAATTTGCATTGCATCCAGGCGCGGCTGGTCATCGCCAATGGCAGGAAAGGGGTGTTTCCGGCGCTCTTTGCGGGGGAATATGCCGGGCTCTTCTCGGTTTTCCTGCCGGCACTGGCTCATTGGGGCGTGGTCATGCCCCTGGGCGGCACCTCCAATCATTTCCGACTGTCGAGCCTGCGCGCCATTGGTGGCTGGGACGCCTATAATGTTACCGAAGACGCCGATCTGGGGGTGCGATTGGCGCGGCGGCGCCTCGCCTGCGGCACCAGCACAGCAGTGACCTGGGAGGATGCGCCCGAGACCTTGCCCGGTTGGGTGGGCCAGCGCGCCCGCTGGATGAAGGGGTGGATGCAGACCTTTCTCGTCCACAATCGCCATCCCCGCGCCCTGCTGGCCGATCTGGGCTGGCGCCGCCTGCTTGCCTTCGAGATCATCGTCGCCAGCATGGTGCTCGGCCCGCTTCTACACACAGGCTTTCTGGCGATCTGCCTTTTCCAGATGGCTTTCGGCGGCATCGGCCTGCCGCGCATCGGACTTTGGGCGCTGAGCTGCGTCGTCGTCATGGCACTGGGCTATGGCGTTGCCATCGCCACCGCCATTGTCGGTCTGCGCCGCACGGGCCAGGGCGCGTTGATCCCGGCGCAATTATTGCTGCCGTTCTATTGGCTCCTGATCGCCTGGGCGACCCTTCGCGCCCTCCGGGACCTCGCCTTTCGGCCCTTCCACTGGATCAAGACCCGCCACAGCCCGGTGGCTGCGTCAGCACCGCAGCCGGCGCTTCCCGCCCTAGAAAGGACTGTCCGCCCTTGA
- a CDS encoding acyl-homoserine-lactone synthase, which produces MQVEIIRMPADPERQDLLEENFRLRHRVRLDRDDNQAVNTLDRRGVDEFDTPDAVHILIIEGGALVGGSRLTPLDRPNLLQTAYSGLVHGDLPDHPSLGADWTHFYVLSDRREDERRTPESAALFCAVMEHALKEGYRFLTFVLPLTLIQNCTSVGWRITPLGAPLVLDGCPSVAAWIAVDQAALNNVQRACGLSESLRRAASGAPDMSRRPGNFS; this is translated from the coding sequence ATGCAGGTCGAGATTATCCGCATGCCAGCGGATCCTGAACGACAAGACCTGCTCGAAGAGAATTTTCGCCTGCGTCATCGGGTCCGTCTGGACCGTGACGACAACCAGGCAGTCAACACGCTGGACAGGCGGGGCGTCGATGAATTCGATACTCCCGACGCTGTTCATATCCTCATTATCGAGGGGGGCGCATTGGTGGGGGGATCCCGCCTGACCCCTCTTGATCGACCAAACTTGCTGCAGACAGCCTATTCCGGGCTCGTGCATGGAGACCTCCCCGACCATCCTTCGCTTGGGGCCGATTGGACACATTTTTACGTGCTTTCCGATCGACGCGAAGATGAGCGGCGCACGCCGGAGTCTGCAGCCCTTTTCTGCGCGGTGATGGAGCATGCCCTCAAAGAAGGGTATCGCTTCCTCACCTTTGTCCTGCCCCTGACCCTGATCCAGAACTGCACCTCGGTGGGCTGGCGGATCACCCCGCTCGGAGCGCCACTGGTGCTCGACGGATGCCCCAGCGTGGCGGCCTGGATTGCCGTTGACCAGGCGGCACTGAACAATGTGCAGCGGGCCTGCGGGCTGAGTGAGTCACTCCGCCGCGCCGCGTCCGGTGCCCCGGATATGTCTCGCCGGCCCGGCAATTTCTCCTAG
- a CDS encoding LuxR family transcriptional regulator: MASIEALQRQDSTDGVRSVLEGALDRYGFDRFIISGLPDKSKDIRKFVVLSRWDEEWFARYSERDYLKVDPMVRHCFTTSLPFDWAAAPYDRENNAAARQMLDEARDFGMTNGICVPLHLENGMQGIFSLVGDPTRLQITERLELQMLSLYTLGQLRFVSTFSAEDTTRRTITPREAEVLKWAAMGKTAGEIAEITGTTVRTVNQHCENAQRRLGTRNRLHTVVEAMRRNLITL; encoded by the coding sequence ATGGCAAGCATCGAGGCCTTGCAGCGCCAGGATTCGACTGATGGTGTGCGCTCGGTGCTCGAGGGCGCTCTCGATCGCTATGGTTTTGACCGCTTCATCATCTCGGGACTGCCGGACAAGTCCAAGGACATTCGAAAATTCGTGGTGCTGTCGCGCTGGGACGAAGAATGGTTCGCGCGCTATTCCGAGCGTGACTATCTCAAGGTCGATCCAATGGTGCGGCATTGCTTTACCACCAGCCTTCCCTTTGACTGGGCTGCTGCCCCATACGACCGGGAGAACAACGCGGCCGCGCGCCAGATGCTGGACGAAGCGCGGGATTTCGGCATGACGAACGGCATATGCGTGCCGCTCCACCTCGAAAACGGCATGCAGGGCATCTTCTCGCTGGTTGGGGACCCGACCAGGCTCCAGATCACCGAACGTCTCGAATTGCAGATGCTCTCGCTCTATACGCTGGGGCAATTGCGCTTTGTCAGTACGTTTTCCGCCGAGGACACGACCCGGCGCACCATAACGCCGCGCGAGGCGGAGGTGTTGAAATGGGCCGCCATGGGCAAGACCGCGGGGGAAATCGCTGAAATTACCGGGACCACCGTTCGCACCGTCAACCAGCACTGCGAAAATGCGCAGCGACGACTGGGCACGCGCAACCGCCTGCACACAGTCGTCGAGGCGATGCGGCGAAACCTCATCACATTGTGA
- a CDS encoding Hsp33 family molecular chaperone translates to MTTEATTMTENLLSAMGLDRPETGDDAVVPFTLEKLDTRGRSVRLGPALDTILSRHDYPVPVARLLGEAVVLASLIGSSLKFDGRFILQTQTDGPVNLIVVDFAAPDGIRGYARFDQELLLKAAEEGRTSAPELMGKGHLAMTIDQGPHTERYQGIVALDGKSFEEVAHTYFLQSEQIPTQVRIAVAQMTTKGDHRPRWRAGGLLIQHLPQGGAAVMADLPGDGNFDNPDMADPDFEEADGWNEARAMLATVEDLELADPEISPERLLFRLYHETGVRVFPPAGLEERCNCSVDRIEDMLANSFSDEERDDMAVNGEIEVVCEFCSTAYRFNPHHFNVKN, encoded by the coding sequence ATGACGACGGAAGCCACGACCATGACCGAAAACCTGCTCAGCGCCATGGGCCTGGATCGCCCGGAAACCGGCGATGACGCCGTGGTGCCCTTTACGCTTGAAAAGCTCGATACCCGCGGCCGCTCGGTGCGCCTCGGGCCGGCACTCGACACAATCCTGTCGCGTCACGACTACCCCGTTCCCGTGGCGCGCCTCCTGGGCGAAGCCGTGGTTCTGGCCTCGCTGATCGGCTCCTCGCTGAAATTTGACGGCCGCTTCATCCTCCAGACCCAGACCGATGGGCCGGTCAATCTGATCGTGGTGGATTTTGCCGCCCCCGATGGCATTCGCGGCTATGCACGCTTCGACCAGGAACTGCTGCTCAAGGCTGCCGAAGAGGGCCGGACCAGTGCGCCCGAGCTGATGGGCAAGGGGCATCTGGCCATGACCATCGACCAGGGTCCGCACACCGAGCGCTACCAGGGCATCGTGGCGCTGGACGGCAAGTCCTTCGAAGAAGTGGCGCATACTTATTTCCTCCAGTCCGAGCAGATCCCCACCCAGGTGCGGATCGCCGTGGCGCAGATGACCACCAAGGGCGACCATCGCCCCCGCTGGCGTGCCGGCGGGCTATTGATCCAGCATCTGCCCCAGGGCGGTGCTGCGGTGATGGCCGATCTCCCCGGCGATGGCAATTTCGACAATCCGGACATGGCCGACCCCGATTTCGAGGAAGCCGATGGCTGGAACGAAGCCCGCGCCATGCTGGCGACGGTCGAGGATCTGGAATTGGCCGACCCGGAAATCTCCCCGGAGCGGTTGCTGTTCCGGCTCTATCACGAGACCGGCGTGCGGGTGTTTCCGCCGGCCGGCCTTGAAGAGCGGTGCAATTGTTCGGTGGACCGCATCGAAGACATGCTGGCCAACAGCTTCTCGGACGAAGAACGCGACGACATGGCCGTGAACGGAGAAATCGAAGTGGTCTGCGAGTTCTGCTCGACCGCCTATCGGTTCAATCCGCACCACTTCAACGTCAAGAATTGA
- the argF gene encoding ornithine carbamoyltransferase, producing MNTTGTPRHFLSIDDFSYDELRGMLNQAYALKERLKDGDRPQLLKDKVLAMIFERQSTRTRVSFDVGMRQLGGQTLMLSGQEMQLSREETLADTAKVMSRYVDAIMIRILSHADLLELAEAATVPVINGLTRRAHPCQIMADLMTFEERRGDIRGAKVAWVGDSNNVLHSWVNAAELFECELTIAVPDEYSPEKDLMQDIRRAGDKVRLIEDPREAVEGADLVITDTWVSMGDVDAAERRRVLKPYQVNTNLMALANKDALFMHCLPAHRGDEVTDEVIDGPQSVVFDEAENRLHAQKAVLCWAFGVATN from the coding sequence ATGAACACGACCGGCACCCCCAGGCATTTTCTTTCTATCGACGATTTTTCCTACGACGAACTGCGCGGCATGCTCAACCAGGCCTATGCCCTGAAAGAGCGCCTCAAGGACGGCGACCGCCCGCAGCTGCTCAAGGATAAAGTGCTGGCGATGATCTTCGAGCGCCAGTCTACGCGCACCCGCGTCAGTTTCGATGTCGGCATGCGCCAGCTCGGCGGCCAGACCCTGATGCTCTCGGGCCAGGAAATGCAGCTCAGCCGCGAGGAAACCCTCGCCGACACCGCCAAGGTGATGAGCCGCTATGTCGATGCCATCATGATCCGTATCCTCAGCCACGCCGATCTGCTCGAACTGGCCGAGGCCGCAACCGTACCGGTGATCAACGGGCTGACCCGCCGCGCCCATCCCTGCCAGATCATGGCCGACCTCATGACCTTTGAAGAACGTCGCGGCGATATCCGTGGCGCCAAGGTCGCCTGGGTCGGGGACAGCAACAATGTGCTGCATTCCTGGGTGAATGCGGCCGAGCTCTTCGAGTGCGAACTCACCATCGCGGTTCCAGACGAATACAGCCCGGAAAAGGACCTCATGCAGGACATCCGGCGGGCCGGCGACAAGGTGCGGCTGATCGAAGATCCGCGCGAGGCCGTCGAGGGTGCCGACCTCGTCATTACCGATACCTGGGTGTCGATGGGCGACGTCGATGCCGCCGAGCGCCGCCGGGTCTTGAAACCCTATCAGGTGAACACCAATTTGATGGCCTTGGCGAATAAAGACGCCCTGTTCATGCACTGCCTGCCCGCCCATCGGGGCGATGAGGTGACCGACGAAGTGATCGATGGTCCCCAGTCGGTTGTGTTCGACGAGGCCGAAAATCGCCTGCACGCCCAGAAAGCCGTATTGTGCTGGGCCTTCGGGGTCGCGACGAACTAG
- a CDS encoding aspartate aminotransferase family protein, whose product MSALYGTYARSELAFERGEGMRLFDQQGREYLDFHSGIAVNALGHGDPHLVSALKAAADKVWHTSNVFSIPEQERLGQRLVDATFADKVFFTNSGAEAIECAIKTARHYAYSKGQPDRYEIIAFTGSFHGRTLGTIAAGGNPSYLEGFGPPVPGFKHTAPGDLEAVKALVGPQTCAILIEPVQGEGGVTAMSNDFLQGLRQICDDNDLVLIFDEVQCGFGRTGRFFAHEWAGVTPDIVAVAKAIGGGFPLGACLAKEEVAASMVPGTHGSTYGGNPMACAVGNAVLDRILAPGFLDHVNTLGQRLAWHLGQLAQKYPDYVLELRGKGLLAGIKITPPVRDFVGRLRDDHQMLAIGAGDNVLRLLPPLIVTEADIEEAMAKLGAAFDAIEAETAATPSAT is encoded by the coding sequence ATGTCTGCGCTCTATGGCACATACGCCCGGTCTGAACTCGCCTTTGAGCGGGGCGAGGGCATGCGCCTTTTTGACCAGCAGGGGCGAGAATATCTCGATTTCCATTCCGGCATCGCGGTCAACGCGCTGGGCCATGGCGATCCGCATCTGGTGAGCGCGCTCAAGGCCGCCGCCGACAAGGTCTGGCATACCTCCAACGTCTTCTCCATTCCCGAGCAGGAACGGCTGGGCCAGCGGCTGGTCGATGCGACCTTCGCCGACAAGGTGTTTTTCACCAATTCGGGCGCCGAGGCCATCGAATGCGCCATCAAGACGGCGCGGCACTACGCTTATTCCAAGGGCCAGCCGGACCGCTACGAGATCATTGCCTTTACCGGCTCCTTCCATGGCCGGACGCTGGGCACGATCGCTGCAGGCGGCAATCCGAGCTATCTCGAGGGCTTTGGGCCTCCGGTGCCGGGCTTCAAGCATACCGCGCCGGGCGATCTCGAGGCGGTAAAGGCCCTCGTCGGCCCTCAGACCTGTGCCATTCTCATCGAGCCCGTGCAGGGCGAGGGCGGGGTGACCGCCATGAGCAATGACTTCCTCCAGGGCCTGCGCCAGATTTGCGACGACAACGATCTCGTGCTGATCTTTGACGAAGTGCAATGTGGCTTCGGCCGGACCGGGCGCTTCTTTGCTCATGAATGGGCCGGCGTCACCCCCGATATCGTAGCCGTGGCCAAGGCCATTGGCGGCGGTTTCCCGCTGGGCGCATGCCTCGCGAAGGAAGAAGTCGCGGCCTCCATGGTTCCGGGCACGCATGGTTCGACCTATGGCGGCAACCCGATGGCCTGCGCCGTCGGCAATGCCGTGCTCGACCGCATCCTGGCGCCCGGCTTCCTCGACCATGTCAACACGTTGGGCCAGCGCCTGGCCTGGCATCTGGGCCAGCTGGCGCAGAAATACCCCGACTATGTGCTCGAATTGCGTGGCAAGGGCCTGCTCGCTGGCATCAAGATCACTCCGCCGGTGCGCGATTTCGTCGGCCGGCTGCGCGACGACCATCAGATGCTGGCAATCGGCGCCGGCGACAATGTGCTGCGCCTCCTGCCGCCCCTGATCGTCACCGAAGCCGATATCGAGGAGGCCATGGCCAAGCTCGGTGCCGCTTTTGATGCCATCGAGGCGGAAACCGCGGCGACGCCATCGGCCACCTGA
- a CDS encoding GcrA family cell cycle regulator, giving the protein MVSGTQPAGWTDDRVELLKKLWMEGLSASQIAGELGEGVTRNAVIGKVHRLKLSARAKPTNTTPRARPAARPAPRRPASPSVSTGASPMASAVKPRPQTTISRPQVMGATALAISPQIETEMYVAPAAAELFIPEHKRLSLLQLNEHTCKWPIGDPLTKDFYFCGQHSLETGPYCEFHSRRAYHQLDKRKR; this is encoded by the coding sequence ATGGTATCAGGAACACAGCCGGCTGGCTGGACCGATGATCGCGTCGAGCTTTTGAAAAAGCTCTGGATGGAAGGCCTCAGCGCCAGCCAGATCGCAGGCGAACTGGGCGAAGGCGTCACCCGCAATGCCGTTATCGGCAAGGTTCACCGCCTCAAGCTGTCGGCGCGCGCCAAGCCGACCAACACCACTCCCCGGGCACGGCCCGCAGCGCGTCCCGCGCCGCGCCGCCCGGCAAGCCCTTCGGTCTCGACCGGTGCAAGCCCGATGGCCTCGGCCGTCAAGCCGCGCCCGCAGACGACGATTTCCCGGCCTCAGGTCATGGGTGCGACGGCCCTCGCCATCAGCCCCCAGATCGAGACCGAAATGTATGTGGCTCCTGCCGCAGCCGAATTGTTCATCCCCGAGCACAAGCGCCTGTCGCTGCTTCAGCTGAACGAGCACACCTGCAAATGGCCGATCGGCGATCCGCTGACCAAGGATTTCTATTTCTGCGGCCAGCATAGCCTGGAAACCGGCCCCTATTGCGAATTCCACTCGCGCCGCGCCTATCACCAGCTCGATAAGCGCAAGCGCTGA